One part of the Aurantibacillus circumpalustris genome encodes these proteins:
- a CDS encoding TPM domain-containing protein has product MPTARNFFSLQEQELLVNSIAKAELHTSGEIRLHLENFCIGSEIKAAQKVFKRLGMHNTKEKNGVLIYVATLSRKVAIIGDEGIHKKLGAEYWQLLVEKLIQQFKANKKAEGLAGCIIECGEQLGKFFPLQSDDKNELSNEISF; this is encoded by the coding sequence ATGCCAACTGCCAGAAATTTTTTCAGTCTGCAAGAGCAAGAATTGCTGGTAAACTCAATTGCCAAAGCAGAGTTGCATACTTCAGGTGAAATTCGCCTGCATTTAGAAAACTTCTGCATTGGCAGTGAAATAAAAGCTGCTCAAAAAGTATTTAAGCGCTTGGGTATGCATAACACCAAAGAGAAAAATGGTGTTTTGATTTATGTGGCTACACTAAGCCGAAAGGTTGCTATTATAGGCGATGAAGGCATACATAAAAAATTAGGTGCTGAATATTGGCAACTTTTAGTTGAAAAATTAATTCAGCAGTTTAAGGCGAATAAAAAGGCTGAAGGATTGGCTGGTTGTATTATTGAATGTGGTGAGCAACTTGGTAAGTTTTTCCCTCTGCAAAGCGATGATAAAAACGAACTGAGTAATGAAATTTCCTTTTAA
- a CDS encoding LemA family protein, with translation MKKSGLIIGGILLFVLVVFMMYRGSYNTAIKYQENVDEKWGNVGATYQRRADLIPQLVATVKGAAENERGILTQVTQARAGIVNAKTPEEMEIMGKKINTAINLAFEAYPQIRSTANFSDLQSQLEGTENRISVARQNYNEAVKEYNSHIRGFINSMFLNKETFAKKESFKESAGSENAPKVDFSETK, from the coding sequence ATGAAAAAAAGTGGATTAATTATAGGAGGCATACTCTTATTTGTATTGGTTGTTTTTATGATGTACCGCGGTTCTTATAATACTGCAATAAAGTATCAAGAGAATGTGGATGAAAAATGGGGAAATGTAGGAGCGACTTACCAGCGAAGAGCTGATCTTATTCCTCAATTAGTTGCAACCGTAAAAGGTGCTGCAGAAAATGAACGTGGAATTTTGACTCAAGTGACGCAAGCCCGCGCAGGTATTGTAAATGCAAAGACTCCTGAAGAGATGGAAATTATGGGTAAAAAAATTAATACAGCGATTAACTTAGCATTTGAAGCATATCCTCAAATTCGTTCTACAGCTAATTTCAGTGACCTTCAGTCGCAATTAGAAGGGACAGAAAATAGAATTTCAGTTGCCCGTCAGAATTACAATGAAGCGGTAAAAGAATATAATTCTCACATTCGCGGATTTATCAATAGCATGTTTTTAAATAAAGAAACATTTGCTAAGAAAGAATCATTTAAAGAAAGCGCTGGTTCTGAAAATGCACCAAAAGTAGATTTTTCTGAAACTAAATAA
- a CDS encoding phospholipase D-like domain-containing protein, protein MKKYLDAEDIQLVLSGKNYFEVLENIINQSEKTLHLQTYIFETDETGLKIIDCLKNAAKRNVEVYVLSDAYGSFAFDSDVEQHLRKSGIHFRLYSPLFSSESGFFGRRLHHKIVVADKRTALVGGINIANKYLLSGQEEAWLDYSVLVKGEVCEYLHLLCEATYARKRKRVLISWENKMQSNNLRNSKLIRFRRNDFIKRKNEVHQGYVENIRNAKTSIIIVASYFLPGNNFRRLLRRAAARGVKIKIILAGKSDVDSVKLAQHYLYEFYLKHGIEIFEWQNSILHGKAMMVDNSWVTIGSYNLNFLSHYISIELNAEIQDRNFTSVFSSHIENILRKDCAHIQLDKFLKKLNYFNRIKIKLAYILHRSIMNIVMFGKNKK, encoded by the coding sequence ATGAAAAAATATCTTGATGCGGAAGATATACAACTTGTTCTAAGTGGTAAAAACTACTTTGAAGTTCTTGAGAATATTATTAATCAAAGCGAAAAAACGCTTCACCTCCAAACCTATATTTTTGAAACAGATGAAACCGGACTTAAAATCATTGACTGTTTAAAAAATGCAGCCAAAAGAAACGTAGAAGTATATGTGCTTTCTGATGCTTACGGATCCTTTGCTTTCGATTCAGACGTTGAACAACATTTGCGTAAATCAGGTATCCATTTTCGTTTATACTCCCCTCTATTCTCTTCTGAAAGTGGTTTTTTTGGCAGACGTTTGCATCATAAAATTGTGGTTGCTGACAAGCGTACCGCTCTTGTAGGAGGAATCAATATTGCAAATAAATATCTTTTATCAGGTCAGGAGGAAGCCTGGCTTGACTATTCCGTGCTCGTGAAAGGAGAAGTTTGCGAATACTTACATCTTCTTTGCGAAGCTACTTATGCCAGAAAAAGAAAACGAGTCCTAATTTCCTGGGAAAACAAAATGCAATCCAATAACTTAAGAAATTCAAAATTAATCCGATTCAGACGCAACGATTTTATAAAGCGCAAAAATGAGGTGCATCAAGGGTATGTCGAAAACATTCGTAATGCAAAAACATCTATCATAATTGTTGCTAGTTATTTTTTACCCGGCAATAATTTTCGAAGATTATTAAGACGAGCGGCGGCTCGCGGCGTTAAAATAAAAATAATTCTTGCCGGCAAATCGGATGTTGATTCTGTAAAACTAGCACAACATTATTTATATGAATTTTATTTGAAACATGGTATCGAAATTTTTGAATGGCAGAATTCGATCTTACATGGAAAAGCAATGATGGTAGACAACTCATGGGTTACAATTGGTTCATACAACCTTAATTTTTTGAGTCATTACATCAGTATAGAATTAAATGCCGAAATTCAGGATCGAAATTTTACATCCGTTTTTTCATCGCACATAGAAAATATACTTCGAAAAGACTGCGCACACATTCAACTAGATAAATTCTTAAAAAAATTAAATTACTTTAACCGAATAAAAATTAAACTTGCCTATATATTACACAGAAGTATTATGAACATTGTTATGTTTGGCAAAAACAAAAAATAG